In Helianthus annuus cultivar XRQ/B chromosome 3, HanXRQr2.0-SUNRISE, whole genome shotgun sequence, a single window of DNA contains:
- the LOC110932191 gene encoding protein ALP1-like: protein MLDYFCENPLYDDEQFRRRFRISRRLFLKISSDLAGEFPFFTQRESAGRKIDFSGIQKCTAAIRQLAYNTTSDAWDEYLRMSARSCHDCLENLCEGVIFLYGRQYLRMPTAADIPFLYEAHQRIHGFPGMLGSLDCAHWEWATCPTAWKGQHHCGDHDGPTLILQAVASQDLLIWHAYFGMAGANNDITVLQSSNLLDDVIDGVAPDTSFYENDVKYKYGYYLTDDIYPEWATFVKTLSCPDYEKRMYYKKKQESTRKDIELTFGVFKKRWSIIAQPPRIHEKSKMRNVMYTCIILHNIVLEDSGRAFCGESYDESSQPTNPLLTYPEIEVIQARIRDRDTHHNLRADLTEHLWFYREQGGDDADDD, encoded by the exons ATGCTagattatttttgtgaaaatccgtTGTACGATGATGAACAGTTTAGGCGTAGGTTTCGTATAAGCCGTCGTCTTTTCCTAAAAATTTCTAGTGATCTTGCGGGCGAATTCCCTTTTTTCACACAAAGAGAAAGTGCTGGTCGCAAAATTGATTTCTCTGGAATACAAAAGTGTACTGCCGCAATTAGGCAACTAGCGTACAACACAACGAGTGATGCGTGGGATGAATATTTAAGGATGTCGGCCAGAAGTTGTCATGATTGTCTTGAAAATTTATGTGAAG GTGTTATTTTTCTGTACGGGAGGCAATATTTGAGGATGCCAACCGCTGCCGACATTCCATTTTTATACGAGGCCCATCAGCGGATACACGGGTTTCCTGGGATGTTGGGTAGTCTTGATTGCGCACACTGGGAGTGGGCGACATGTCCAACCGCTTGGAAAGGGCAACACCATTGTGGTGACCACGATGGTCCTACCCTAATATTACAAGCGGTCGCGTCTCAAGATTTATTGATTTGGCATGCGTACTTTGGCATGGCTGGTGCAAATAATGACATCACAGTTTTACAATCTTCGAATCTTTTAGACGATGTCATAGATGGTGTTGCACCAGATACTTCATTTTATGAAAACGACGTGAAGTATAAGTATGGGTACTATCTCACAGACGATATTTATCCGGAGTGGGCGACATTTGTGAAAACTCTTTCGTGTCCAGATTACGAGAAAAGAATGTATTACAAGAAGAAACAAGAGTCAACAAGAAAAGATATCGAGCTGACTTTCGGTGTGTTTAAAAAGAGATGGTCTATCATTGCCCAGCCGCCGAGGATACATGAAAAAAGTAAAATGAGAAACGTCATGTATACGTGCATCATCTTGCATAACATAGTATTGGAGGACTCGGGCAGAGCTTTTTGTGGAGAAAGTTATGATGAAAGTAGCCAACCGACGAACCCACTACTCACATACCCTGAAATAGAAGTTATCCAAGCGAGGATACGTGACAGGGATACACACCATAACCTTCGAGCTGATCTGACCGAGCACCTGTGGTTTTATCGTGAACAAGGAGGAGACGACGCAGACGACGATTGA